Below is a genomic region from Aminiphilus circumscriptus DSM 16581.
CCACAAAGCGGCCATCGAATGCACAGCGGGAGACCCTGTGCAGAAGTGCGATCTCTCTGGACAGCAACGTACTTGAGTACCACCTCGGCGGGATCATTCGCTCCACCGCTCAAGAAAACGCTGAACGGACTCCTGGAGGCCGAGGCCGACCGCATTTGCAGTGCCGAACGTGTCGACAGTCGTTCCGGCCGCTACGAGCGGACCAAGAGGCCTTTCCGAGTTCGTATCCCAGCTCTCCCCGCCGATGTTTCCCACCGCACATTGTGGAAACCGCAGGTGCCCAGCAGGGCCCCTTGTGTCTTGCAGGTGATTCCCCAGCGGATACCCATTCCCCTGTCGAAAAGCCCTCCCAGAAGATCGACCATGTCACGAGCCTCGGCGAGAGTCCGCGTCGGATCGAGCGTCAGATATTCCATAACTTCAGGATCCGACCAGCGACACAACAATTCCTCCGCGTCGTCAGCTACAAGATACCTCAAGCGGAGACGCGGCGTTTCGAGTTCCGGGAACGTACCCATTGGAAGCCTCCTCATACTGCAGGATCCACCCTTCCGAGAGCGCCATGCCGACACCCCGGGGAATGTCCTCCTCTGACTGTGCCCTTCGCGTCAACGACCACGCGCACGTCGGCCCCGCACTCCGCGGGTAGCCCCGACGTACCTCCTGCAGTATACTTAATGTTGGAGGGCGTTGCGGGAAAACGGAACGCACGGGATGATTCCGTCGGCATTCCCTCAAGGCTGCTCGAACGAACGACAGGAAATCGAGGTGTTCATCATCGACTGGAAAGGGACTCTTCCGCAACATCTCTTCAACATCGACCAACAGGGATACGTTTCCGCCGAAGCCGAAACGATCCGTTACCCTGATGGCCTGGAGCGCATCGACTGCGGCCTCGGCACAAATCCGATAGGCATGCCCGCCGCAGTCCGCGCAGGGCTGGAGCGATTGAGCACATGTGCTCTCTGCGACTACCCCGCTCCCGAACCGGAGGATCTCAAAAAGGGCATTGCGGCAACCTATCCCTGCTGGCAGGTGAAGCCGGAGCAGATTCTCCCCGGGGCAGGCTCCATGGGCGTCCTGGTGACGCTTCTGCGGCTGCTGCTCCGCCCCGGCTCCGTCCTTGCAGGCCCTTCGCCCCAGTTCACGGATACGATTCTCCAGGCGCTCTTCAACGAGGCTTCCTATGCTCCGGTTCCGCTTGCACCTCCCGTCTTCCGCCTGACCGCAGCCCCCCTCCTCGAAGCCGTCGAAAAGGCTCCGACACTGCTTTACCTCGACCGCCCCCACAACCCAACCGGCCAGGTGCTCCCCCTGGAGGACGTGGACAGACTTGCCCGCCGCGGCATGGAAAAAGGGGTATGGATTCTCTCCGACGAAGCCTACGGGGACTTTCTGCCCCCCGAGGAATCAGCCTGTCGTCTGCCCCATCCAAACCTGGTGACCTGTCGCTCTTTCTCGAAAGGGTTGGGAGGCGCAGGACTCCGGGTTGGATATGCCGTGACGCGCAACGAAGAGCTCGCCACCCTCTTTCGCCGGATTCAGCCCCCCTTCGCCGTGGGAACCCTCGATGCGGCGTTGGCACTGGCTGCCCTGGAGGACACTTCCTTTCTGGAGGAAACCCGTCGCTACGTGCGCTACGCCAAAGAGCGGACCCTGGAAGCCCTCCGGACAAAGGCGGAGTGGACCGTGGCGGAAACCGACCTGCGCGTGCCCATCTTCTTTCTGTCCCAGGAATCGGGAGACCTTGTGCGGCGCCTTGCCGCAGGAGGCATTCTCTGCGAAGCCGGAAGCGGCTACGTGGGACTGGACAACCGCCGTGCGAGGCTTCGCGTTCCCTCCCCGGACAAGCTGGAACTCTTCCTGGAACGTATAGGCACCATATAGCATCTATTTTAAAGAAGAAAGGACGCTTTCCGGGAAATCTCGGACACACCCGGACGGTTGTTGCCGTGGTTTCCGGAGAAGGCCGCAGGCGCATGGAAAGGCCTTGTGTCCGGCTGGAGAACCCGGAAATCGGCCACATCATGCCGTAGAAAACAGGACATGCCCTCCGGGATGGATCCGCCGGAGGGCATGTCAATCTCCCGTACTTTCAGCGGGAGTGCAAGAGCTAAACGCCGCTCAAGCCTTGTTCAATTTGCTCAGCTTGTAGAGACCGATGGTGAATAGCCCCACACCCTGGAGAATGAAGAAGGCCCAACTGATGGTGCCGTACCCCTGGGCGATAAGGCCGATAAGCCCGAAATTGGAAATGCCCAACCCCGCAAGGGAAAGTCCCGCTCCCACAAGTCCCCGGGCGGTGTTGCTCATGCCGTGGCCCCTCTTGGCGATGAGGGACGAATTGATGCGCTCGTTGATGGAGTGAAAAAAGCCGACCCCGGTCTCTATCATCGTCCCGAAAAGAACCACCAGCCACACGGGAAGCAGAAAAGGAATGCCGAATTTGTCGATGATCCCGTTGATCGGGATCTCCATGCTCAGCACGTCGGGATAGAACCCGATGGTGACGAAGTAGAAGAAAAATCCGGGCAAAATGCAGATCACCGCCGCCGCGATCCCCGAAATGATGGCTTCCCGCCGAGTTTCCAGGTAATTGAGGGAGAAGAGAACCGTGGACGTCACGGCGATGTTGTAGAAGGCATACTGAAATCCGCCCATGGCCCAACCCGGCTTGACAATGTCGGCGGCGAAGTTGGCCGAAATGGCTCCTCCGAACCTTGTGACCCCCACGAAAAGGAAGAATGCGTACACGCCGTAGAGAAGATAGGACCACCAGGAAAGAGCCACCTCGATGGCCCGGCTGCCACTGTAGGTCAGGTACGCCACTGCCACGAGGAAAAGACCGGAGCCGACCAGGGACGGAATGCCCAGCGTATCCCGCAGAATGCTTCCCGACGCGGCGCCCACCACACCCATGATGAGAAAGAGAAGAACAATGAAGCACACCTCGTAGAGAATCCACCCCTTGCCGATCAGTTTTTCGAAGAAGGTGCGGTAATCGTACGCCTTGAAAGCCCGGGCGAACTCAAAGCTGAGCGCGAACAAGGCAGCCCAGAGCACCGTGGTGAGACACATGCCCATCAGCCCGCCCGTGGGACCGTACTGCACGAAATACTCCACCAGCTCGCGTCCTGTTCCGTAGCCGCCGGCGATGAGGACGGACTGCGCGATGAAACCGGGGAGCAGGTATTTTTTGTACCAGGAATAGTCCATGAAAAAAGACAGCGCGCTTTTCTTCTTTTCTTCCGCCATGTGGCGTTTCCCCTCCTTGCACAACATATGGCTTCACTCCGCCATGGAGCCTCTCCCGGCAACGGAACCGTTTCGTACCGTCGCCTCTTCCGCTCGTCTCGTCTCGTCTCGTTCACGCCCGGTCGCGCGCTCTTTCACTCCCCCTTTCACAAAAAAAGGTCCCGCCGAAGTTCAGCGGGACCCTGCCTGTTCTGCCATACGACACGTCAGCCGTCAGACATTGCAGGAGGAGTCCCGGAGGCGAACATAAAACAGGAATACCCTACGGTGCGGAACGAAAAGGTAAACCCATATCCCACGAGACATCACCCCTTTTGACAAGTAGTATGCAGTGTGGCTGATTAGGGGCAATCTTAGAGCCGCGTACGTTCCCTGTCAAGCTCTTTCCGGAAGAATCGGCATTGATCCGCGCCTCAAAGTCCACCCCTCGCTCGCATCCTGATCACGCCACATCCTTGCGTAAATCCCTTTTTTCGCAAGGAGTACCTCCCAGCCATCGTTATTTCTCAGGCCGATGTCCAGCAATCTCCCATGAACGACGCTCCAGACACCTCAGGCCTTCCTTGCGGACGGCCAGAGCACCGCCTGGGCGACAACGACCTTTTCGCCGTCGAACGTAGCCGCCGGAGATCCGTAAAGATCATATCCAAGAGCGAGCATCTCGCTCACTCGATGACAAAACGAGGCGTCATCCGGCCCCGTCAACAACCGGTACACGGGAAGACCGTCGGGTGGTAGAGACATCGACATCACTCTCTTTCCGGGAACGAATCCCCGCCGCATTTTTTTGAAGAAAATCGCCGAACATCCCGAGAAATCAGGCATCCCGAAATGCACCCACATTGTCTGAGGAATGATCAGTCCTTTCCGTGAGTACCTCAGATTTTCCGTCGAGGTATTCCTTCAGCACGACCGCATGGTTCACGTGAGCATCTCGAGCGGCAAAAAGAAGCGTGAGCGTTCCCTTCCGCGAAAGCTCCACAAGCTCGTCCACCACCTGCGGCCTTCCGTCGAGTTCGGAAACATAGCGCTCCCTGAATGCCTCCCACTGGGAGAAATCCCGGTGGAACCATTTTCGGAGGGCGTCGCTGGGTGCCGCGTCCCTCAGCCACAGATCCGCCTGCAGCCGCTCTTTCGTGAAACCCCGAGGCCACAGCCTGTCCACGAGAACCCGAACGCCGTCCGCATCCTCCTTTGGATCGTACACACGTTTCGTCCGAATCGCCATCAACCCACCTCCCGAAACGCCGCACATCGACTCTAACGGAGAAGAATGCATCTTCTCCGGCCCTCTCCCTTTTGCTCTCACGTTCAAAAGAGATCTCTCTCACCTTTGCCTGTTGTCATAGTTCCAATTTCGTCTCTCCAGATCCTGAACCAGATCGACGACAAAATCGGTGACGCACCGGAGCATCCGCTGCCCCTTCTCCAGCGTCGCCTTCGTCGGGTCGCCCGTCGCCCCCGTCCTCGTGATCTCCTCGATGTCCCAGATGACAGTGGCGAACTCCCCAGAGCCATCACATCCTCGGGCACCTGCCGTTCCGCCAGGGACACATCGACCAGTTCCGGCCGAACGGCCATGGTGATCGAGGTCTCCCCCTCGCCTCCATGGCCGAGGCCGTTCCACACGTCGAACATGTCGGCAAGCCGCGCACCGGTGATGTTCCACCACGCGGGGACAAACACCAGAACAGCGTCCTTGAAGCGGTCCTTCACCTTTCGCGCGGCGATCTCGAGAGCCGGAATGTTGCCGTCATGCCCGTTCAGAATCACGATACGGCGAATACCGTGCTCGATCAGGCTGGTGAAGATATCCTCCGCCAGGGCGATGGTCGTCTCGAACCGCAACGTGACGGACAAGGGGTAGTGATTGTAGTGAAGAGAGGTTCCGAAGGGAACTCCGGGGACTACCACGGTCTTCGACAGCCTGAGCGCCGCCTGTCGGGCGATCTCCGTGGGGACGAACAGATCAGGCCCCAGAGGCAGATGCCATCCGTGGCTCTCGCAACTGCCGAAAACGGTGATGGCGCTGTCGATTTCTTCGTCCTGGATCATATTCTTCAGTTCAAACGCGGAAAATTCGTTCAGAAAAACCTTTTTCATCGCTCTTCCTCCTCCGAAATCCGGCCATCCAAACCCCACAAAGACCCCGACTTGCGCAAAACCGGGTGAAAAACTTGCGGTCGCCGCATGGCGGTCTCGTCTGTCCTGCATCGAACGCAAGCATATCAAATAGAATAGATTTTTCTCCTGCGAGGACGGCATGGTATAGTTTCTCTCAGTAACACTTTGAACGACCGTTCTTCCTCGCGTCAGGAGGGGAGAACTCCCCAGGCAACCGTCCCTCTCTCATCGAAGAGTCCTGGGAAAAAGCTCGCTCGTTCGAAACAGCCCGTTCTTCTTTCGGGAAACAAACTCCTCATCCTGCCCGGAGTGTGATGCGCCATGCATCGATGGACATTCGTTCTCGGACTTCTTCTGCTCGCGGGAATCGCGTGGGCCGAGCAACCACAACCGGTAGTCCGCCTATGCGTAGATCCGGACTGGGAACCCTATGAAAAGCTCACCCCGGACGGCCGTCATGTGGGCATTGCTGCGGATCTTCTGCAGCACATCGCCCAAGCCGCCGGAGTGAGGATTGAAATTGTACCCACCCGAGACTGGGAGCAAAGCCTGGAATACGCCCGACAGGGCACATGCGACGGGCTCTCTTTTCTCAATCGCACCACGGCCCGGGACGAATGGCTGGCCTTCACCAAACCGTATTTCACCGATCCCAACGTGATCATCACCCGAAGAGAGCACGAGTACGTTCCAGACCTGGCGCGTCTCAAAGATGCCCGCATCGCCCTCCCCCGAGGCACGAGCATCGAGGAACGCGTGCGCCGGGAGTACCCCAATCTGACCGTGATAGCCGTTGATTCCGAAGCCGAGGCATTTCGGCTCGTTGAAGAGCGTCAGGCCGACCTGACGCTGCGTTCCTTGACTATGGCAGCCTATATCATCCGCAAGGAGGGATGGTTCAACCTCAAAATCTCCGGAGAGGTCCCCGCCTATGCCAACCAGTTGCGCATCGGCATCCGGCGTCCACTCCTCCACGTGCGCGATATTCTCGACACGGGAATAAGCGCGATCACTCCCGATAAGGTGGAGACCGCAGTCAACCGCCACATCGCCATCAACGTCGCCTACCGGGTTGACTACGGTCTTGTGACCAAGATCGCAGGAACCTTCCTTGCACTGCTCCTCCTCTTCGGCATATGGGGCAGGCGGGAGCGACGTCACAAAAAAGCCTTGTCCCTGATCAACACCGAACTGGTCGAGGAAATGCAACGACGCAAAGAAAGCGAAGAGCTGCTCCGCGCCAGGGAATACCGCATGCATCTCATTCTGGAAACCGCCCATGAAGGAATCGCGGTCATGCAGGGCGGACGGATCGTCTACTTCAACCGTGCATTACCTCGTCTTTTCGGATACACCGCCGAAGAGCTGCTGGCGTTACCGTCCTTTGCACCACTCGTGCATCCCGAAGATCTGACGCTCGCGACGGAAAAACACCGCCAGCACATGGAGGGAGAAACAGCCGAACAGCGCTACCCTCTGCGCCTGGTCCGCAAGGACGGATCAGCATTCTGGGCCGAGCTGAGCGGCGTTTTCCTCCAGTGGAACGGCCACCCCGCCACTCTCAATTTCGTGACGGACATCAGCGACCGGAAGGCCCAGGAAGAGCACATCCGCCACCAGGCCACCCACGATGCCCTGACCGGACTGGCGAACCGTTCTTTCTTCCTCGATCTCCTGGAACAGGAAGTGGAATGGAGCAGAAAGGAAGGGAAAAAACTCGGCGTGCTCTTCGTCGACCTGAACCGGTTCAAACCGGTGAACGACACCTATGGACACGAAGTGGGCGATCAGCTTTTGAAAGCCTTTTCACTGCGCCTGGTCGGCGCGGTGCAAAGCATCGACACCGTAGCCCGCATGGGCGGAGACGAGTTTCTCCTGCTCCTCCCCAACATTCCCCACCGCACCAGCGCGGAGCAGGTCGCCGCGAAAATCCGCCACGCCATGAAACAGCCGTTTTCCATCGGTGGCCACGACATCATGCTCTCGGCAGGAGTGGGCATCGCCATCTTCCCCGACGACGGCACGGAAACCGCACAGGTGCTTCAGGCTGCGGACCAGGCCATGTACGCGGACAAGCAGCGCCACACCACACCCCTCTGACATCGGACACCGTCACGGGAATCCACGAGGATCTTTCGCTCTCTCCGCGAAAGAGGCGTCCCTCCCGAAAAAGACTGGGCAGGATGCGCGGCGGAAAACCATTCATGTCAGGCTTCTCCGTCAGCGACGGGCCGCAGCCCGAGGAACACCTCGTGTCCGGTATCGCTGTACGAGCTGTGCTCAAGGGGGACCGCGAGGGGTTCGAAGCCGGCGGCAGCAATCAGCTCCAACCATACGGCTCTCAGGAACAGACCCATCACGTGACGGTCGTGGACAACTTCGACGGCTCCGCTTTCGTCTCTCAAGAGGCACGCCATGTCGGTCACGTCTATGTCGGTTTGTGAGTCGGGAACCCATCGCCATTCGAGGTAGCGCAAGCCGCGCCCACCCCCGCCGCTGCCGAGATCGAGCAACGTCCGGGGCGGCCGCCGACAATGGGCTTGGAACAGGCACCGGTAGAACACCGCTTCCTCCGCGTAGTCGCCCACCGGCGTCAACAGCGGATACCAATCCGCCAGATCACGGTAAAAGAGCTGGGGTCGGTCGTCAAATAGCGGACACCAAAACATGTAAGCAGCCTACTGCTCTTTGAAAAATTGTTTCTCATAGGTGGCAGGGGAGAGAGAACCAAGTCTCTTCTGCCGTCGCTGCCGATTGTAAAAGGAAACCCTGAACAAGCTTCTCGAAAAATGTTCACAGCGGGAGGAAAAGAGGAAATGCCCCGCAAAGACCACGTTTCCCGCACCTCTGGCAGCGGAACGTGAGGAATGATCTCCGTCTTCCAGCCCTTTTTAACCCCGGTAGCGATTTTTAGAGACACTACCCCCCTGTGGACAGGAGAAAACCTCTCGCCATGGTGAGATTGCACAGAGCGAAGAGCACGTACACGACACCGGTATTTTTGGCAAAGCCCCTACACGCGCACTTTGGGAAATCCGAAGGCGCCTGTGACGACGGAGCAGACCTGTTCAACCCGCGAACGGACTTTTGAAAGAAGACGGTTTTGCTCTTTCTCTTCTTCGGTGAGCTTTTTGTGCTTCGTGGCTCTTTTTTGGGTATAATCCACGGCCCGCGGGGCTTTCTTTCGGATCTCTTCGGTTTTGCCCATGTAGGCCGATCCGTGCAGGAGTTCACCAATTCGGGTGGAGTCGTGCACGTTTGCGGGAGTGGTGACGAGGCTCGCGGACCTGTTTGCTTTCCTTGTCCATCCCGACATGGACTTTCATGCCGAAGTAGTACTGGTTGCCCTTCTTCGTGGAGTGCATCTCCGGATCGCGTTTCTTCTCCAGGGTTTTCGCCTGCGAGGGAGCGTGGATGATTGTGGCGGGCGCGTTGGTTCCCTCGGAGAGTTTTAAGCCCCTGGAGGCGAGAGAAAGATTTCCTGCCTCGAAGGGACTCTTGCGAGCTTGTGGGTTTCCAGAAGATGGCGGAACGTGCAAATCGTGCGTCCGGAACGGGTTCGTTGCGCAAGATCGATACGGGCGGAAGCGCCGCATGGACTCCACGTCACACGAGGGCTTCTTCCACACCCCTGTCGCTCAAGGCCCGACCTCGTTCTGGAGAACGTGGAGCCGCAAGCATTTCCAGCCCTATGGGAGGACGTCCCTTTCCCTCTTTCGGATAGAAGGGTTCGAGAAGAGCGCAAAGCTTTTTCCAAGGGACTCTCTGTTCCATTTCGGCGAGAAAGAGTTCCCGTTTTGTGGGTTTTCGGTCTTTCTCGAACGAAATGGCGCTCGCGAAAGTTTTCTGTCGCTTTCTCGTACCTCAGCCCCCTGGAAAGAGGGTCGCACCGGAGGAACATGGTGGCTTTGGGATTCATTTTACGGTCTCAAGGGAAAAACGGCGACATCCGCGCGGAGTTTTTCAGAGATTCCTTAGGCATAAACCCGCTCGCCAGAGATCTCGCGTCCATCGCCTCTCAAGGGCGTGGCGGTCAGGCTTACAACCTTGGCGTTGGGAAACCGCTCGAAAACCCGTTCCCAACTTCTGGCGACGTTGTGATGCCCCTCGTCCACCAGGATCAGGTCGAAGAAATCATCGGCGAAGGCGGGAAGCCAGCGGTCGGCCAGGCTGGCCAGTTGCTGGATGTTTGTAACCACGATATGCGAATTCTCGCAGTCGTGGATGTTCGCGTCCTGGCCGTCCAGGA
It encodes:
- a CDS encoding GNAT family N-acetyltransferase, whose product is MGTFPELETPRLRLRYLVADDAEELLCRWSDPEVMEYLTLDPTRTLAEARDMVDLLGGLFDRGMGIRWGITCKTQGALLGTCGFHNVRWETSAGRAGIRTRKGLLVRS
- a CDS encoding aminotransferase class I/II-fold pyridoxal phosphate-dependent enzyme; its protein translation is MFIIDWKGTLPQHLFNIDQQGYVSAEAETIRYPDGLERIDCGLGTNPIGMPAAVRAGLERLSTCALCDYPAPEPEDLKKGIAATYPCWQVKPEQILPGAGSMGVLVTLLRLLLRPGSVLAGPSPQFTDTILQALFNEASYAPVPLAPPVFRLTAAPLLEAVEKAPTLLYLDRPHNPTGQVLPLEDVDRLARRGMEKGVWILSDEAYGDFLPPEESACRLPHPNLVTCRSFSKGLGGAGLRVGYAVTRNEELATLFRRIQPPFAVGTLDAALALAALEDTSFLEETRRYVRYAKERTLEALRTKAEWTVAETDLRVPIFFLSQESGDLVRRLAAGGILCEAGSGYVGLDNRRARLRVPSPDKLELFLERIGTI
- a CDS encoding DUF1737 domain-containing protein, encoding MSMSLPPDGLPVYRLLTGPDDASFCHRVSEMLALGYDLYGSPAATFDGEKVVVAQAVLWPSARKA
- a CDS encoding DUF488 domain-containing protein, translated to MAIRTKRVYDPKEDADGVRVLVDRLWPRGFTKERLQADLWLRDAAPSDALRKWFHRDFSQWEAFRERYVSELDGRPQVVDELVELSRKGTLTLLFAARDAHVNHAVVLKEYLDGKSEVLTERTDHSSDNVGAFRDA
- a CDS encoding creatininase family protein; this translates as MKKVFLNEFSAFELKNMIQDEEIDSAITVFGSCESHGWHLPLGPDLFVPTEIARQAALRLSKTVVVPGVPFGTSLHYNHYPLSVTLRFETTIALAEDIFTSLIEHGIRRIVILNGHDGNIPALEIAARKVKDRFKDAVLVFVPAWWNITGARLADMFDVWNGLGHGGEGETSITMAVRPELVDVSLAERQVPEDVMALGSSPLSSGTSRRSRGRGRRATRRRRRWRRGSGCSGASPILSSIWFRIWRDEIGTMTTGKGERDLF
- a CDS encoding diguanylate cyclase domain-containing protein encodes the protein MHRWTFVLGLLLLAGIAWAEQPQPVVRLCVDPDWEPYEKLTPDGRHVGIAADLLQHIAQAAGVRIEIVPTRDWEQSLEYARQGTCDGLSFLNRTTARDEWLAFTKPYFTDPNVIITRREHEYVPDLARLKDARIALPRGTSIEERVRREYPNLTVIAVDSEAEAFRLVEERQADLTLRSLTMAAYIIRKEGWFNLKISGEVPAYANQLRIGIRRPLLHVRDILDTGISAITPDKVETAVNRHIAINVAYRVDYGLVTKIAGTFLALLLLFGIWGRRERRHKKALSLINTELVEEMQRRKESEELLRAREYRMHLILETAHEGIAVMQGGRIVYFNRALPRLFGYTAEELLALPSFAPLVHPEDLTLATEKHRQHMEGETAEQRYPLRLVRKDGSAFWAELSGVFLQWNGHPATLNFVTDISDRKAQEEHIRHQATHDALTGLANRSFFLDLLEQEVEWSRKEGKKLGVLFVDLNRFKPVNDTYGHEVGDQLLKAFSLRLVGAVQSIDTVARMGGDEFLLLLPNIPHRTSAEQVAAKIRHAMKQPFSIGGHDIMLSAGVGIAIFPDDGTETAQVLQAADQAMYADKQRHTTPL
- a CDS encoding transposase, translating into MSGWTRKANRSASLVTTPANVHDSTRIGELLHGSAYMGKTEEIRKKAPRAVDYTQKRATKHKKLTEEEKEQNRLLSKVRSRVEQVCSVVTGAFGFPKVRV